One window of the Ammospiza nelsoni isolate bAmmNel1 chromosome 2, bAmmNel1.pri, whole genome shotgun sequence genome contains the following:
- the GUCA1C gene encoding guanylyl cyclase-activating protein 3: MFDAMGAAGSADDINAMEIHHWYTKFMKECPSGQLCLHEFKHVLDLHGLTPEANNYVEQVFHTFDMNKDGFIDFLEFIAAINLVIRGKIDQKLKWYFKLYDADGNGCIDKKELLSIFRAIQAINGYTNMSAEEFTNMIFQKIDVNNDGELTLEEFINGVEKDEDLMELITKSFDLSNVLKVIQNGRRNSV, from the exons ATGTTTGATGCAATGGGTGCTGCTGGATCAGCAGATGACATTAATGCTATGGAAATTCATCACTGGTACACAAAGTTTATGAAGGAATGCCCATCTGGACAGCTTTGCCTGCATGAATTTAAACATGTCCTAGATCTACATGGACTTACTCCTGAAGCTAACAACTATGTTGAACAAGTATTTCACACATTTGACATGAATAAG GACGGATTTATAGACTTCTTGGAGTTCATAGCTGCAATAAATTTGGTTATACGAGGGAAAATTGACCAAAAATTGAAATGGTATTTCAAGCTATATGATGCTGATGGAAATGGATGCATTGACAAAAAAGAGCTATTAAGCATATTCAGG GCAATCCAGGCTATTAATGGCTACACCAACATGAGTGCTGAAGAGTTCACAAACATGATATTTCAGAAGATAGATGTGAACAATGACG GGGAACTGACTTTAGAAGAGTTTATCAATGGTGTGGAAAAAGACGAGGACCTAATGGAATTAATTACGAAAAGTTTTGACCTTTCCAACGTACTCAAAGTCATACAGAACGGCAGGAGAAACAGCGTCTGA